A genomic segment from Limosilactobacillus sp. encodes:
- a CDS encoding HXXEE domain-containing protein, which yields MNYYLKNWYKISVLIAGLIFVIALIAPLDFRAKMVLGAMAMIHLHFYEEMGYPGGFPFMGEYLELHITNTDPKSWDLNLATTAWGNEYFAVAVYLLALLLPQYRWLTLAVMLFAFLEFAMHTFFFPIKMKFWYNPGLLTAFFGLTPISICYFIGNHQYYFNWVDYVLAIVWIVFNYWMAFKSPIYKKLGQLKQYSFGQDSVQQSLKWLKNVYKE from the coding sequence ATGAACTACTACCTGAAAAATTGGTACAAGATCAGCGTCCTGATCGCCGGCCTCATCTTTGTGATTGCTTTAATCGCTCCCTTGGACTTCCGCGCCAAGATGGTCCTCGGGGCAATGGCCATGATCCACCTGCACTTCTACGAAGAAATGGGCTACCCCGGCGGTTTTCCCTTTATGGGCGAATACCTGGAGCTTCACATCACCAACACCGATCCCAAGAGCTGGGACCTCAACCTTGCCACCACGGCCTGGGGCAACGAGTACTTCGCCGTGGCCGTCTACCTGCTGGCCCTGTTGCTGCCGCAATACCGCTGGCTGACGCTGGCCGTAATGCTCTTCGCCTTCCTCGAATTTGCAATGCACACCTTCTTCTTCCCAATCAAGATGAAGTTTTGGTACAACCCGGGCCTTCTGACCGCCTTCTTCGGCCTGACGCCAATCTCGATCTGCTACTTCATCGGCAACCACCAGTACTACTTCAACTGGGTCGACTACGTGCTGGCCATCGTTTGGATTGTTTTCAACTACTGGATGGCCTTCAAGTCGCCAATCTACAAGAAACTAGGCCAGCTGAAACAGTACAGCTTCGGCCAGGACAGCGTTCAGCAATCGCTCAAGTGGCTGAAAAATGTTTATAAAGAATAA
- a CDS encoding YczE/YyaS/YitT family protein, with protein MKKKLESRRLIGYLIGMNLLCVGINLNTRSGLGVAAFSTLPYSLCRIFPHLTFGQTNIIVYLLIVILQFIIERRFSWALVAEIPFSFVFGMFVDLYNAILPTVGHEIILRSLILLLGNTCSAVGVFLMVEGDLVVAPVDGIVVSISKVSKRAYSLCKNCFDLSMVCITVGVCLVCRSPFYGIGVGTIFSALYVGRMIRLCERVATKD; from the coding sequence ATGAAGAAAAAGCTTGAGAGTCGGCGCTTGATCGGCTATTTGATCGGGATGAACCTGCTCTGCGTCGGCATCAACCTCAATACCCGGTCCGGGCTGGGGGTAGCCGCCTTTAGTACCCTGCCGTACTCGCTGTGCCGGATCTTTCCCCATTTAACATTTGGTCAGACCAACATCATCGTCTACCTACTGATCGTGATTCTCCAGTTCATCATTGAGCGCCGCTTTAGCTGGGCACTGGTGGCGGAGATCCCGTTCTCGTTTGTCTTCGGAATGTTCGTCGACCTCTACAACGCAATTCTGCCCACGGTCGGCCACGAGATCATTCTGCGGTCACTGATTTTGCTGCTGGGCAACACTTGCAGCGCGGTTGGCGTCTTTCTGATGGTTGAGGGGGATTTGGTGGTGGCCCCGGTCGACGGGATCGTGGTCAGCATCTCCAAGGTCTCGAAAAGGGCCTATTCCCTCTGCAAAAACTGTTTTGACCTTTCGATGGTCTGCATCACCGTCGGCGTCTGCCTGGTCTGCCGGAGCCCCTTTTACGGCATCGGCGTGGGAACGATCTTTTCCGCACTATACGTGGGGCGGATGATCCGGCTGTGCGAACGGGTTGCGACGAAAGATTAA
- the manA gene encoding mannose-6-phosphate isomerase, class I: MVEPLFLKPVFHEKIWGGRRLATDFGYDLPAGTIGECWAISGHPHGPNEIENGEFKGQLLPDVYAQHPAVFGNPKSKVFPLLTKILDAEASLSVQVHPDNAYAEEHEHELGKTECWYIIHADEGAYLTYGHTAKTREELKEMIDKREWGKLFAKKPVKTGDFVYVPSGTIHALNKGIMALETQQSSDTTYRIYDYDRVDKKTGKKRALHLKQSIGVTTVPFKEPALHSTTEKVGDSTVTTLITQPDSPFFSVYKWEVNGKLTRRHEHGPYTLMSIIDGEGTLTAAGKTYDLKKGTHLLMPATIDEWTLDGKMLIIASESVE, encoded by the coding sequence ATGGTAGAACCGTTATTCTTAAAGCCCGTTTTTCATGAAAAAATCTGGGGTGGCCGTCGCCTGGCAACCGACTTTGGCTACGACCTTCCCGCGGGAACGATCGGCGAATGTTGGGCCATCTCTGGCCACCCGCACGGTCCTAACGAGATTGAAAATGGTGAATTCAAGGGGCAATTGCTGCCGGACGTCTACGCCCAGCACCCCGCAGTCTTCGGCAATCCCAAGTCCAAGGTTTTTCCCTTATTGACCAAGATTCTGGACGCGGAGGCGAGCCTGTCCGTGCAGGTGCACCCGGACAACGCCTACGCCGAGGAGCACGAGCATGAACTGGGCAAGACCGAATGCTGGTACATCATCCACGCCGACGAGGGCGCCTACCTAACCTATGGCCACACCGCCAAGACCAGGGAAGAGCTCAAGGAGATGATTGACAAGCGCGAGTGGGGCAAGCTCTTCGCTAAGAAGCCGGTCAAAACCGGTGACTTTGTCTACGTCCCGAGTGGCACCATCCACGCGCTGAACAAGGGGATCATGGCACTGGAGACCCAGCAGAGCTCGGACACGACCTACCGGATCTACGATTACGACCGGGTGGACAAGAAGACCGGCAAGAAGCGGGCCCTTCACCTCAAGCAGTCGATCGGCGTGACGACGGTGCCGTTTAAGGAACCGGCCCTCCACAGCACCACGGAAAAGGTCGGTGATTCCACGGTTACCACGCTGATCACCCAGCCCGACTCGCCATTCTTCAGCGTCTACAAGTGGGAGGTCAACGGCAAGCTGACGCGGCGCCACGAACACGGTCCGTACACCCTGATGTCAATCATTGACGGCGAGGGGACCCTAACCGCTGCCGGCAAGACCTACGACCTGAAGAAGGGGACCCACCTCCTGATGCCAGCCACGATTGATGAATGGACGCTGGACGGTAAGATGTTGATTATCGCCTCGGAATCGGTTGAATAA
- a CDS encoding peptidoglycan recognition protein family protein, whose product MQNYQSRSERHLKHSNNFNRYWLLAIVVLVLIALVAFFRRPYRQSKSLSYTVNQTATVKEDANLYKSLSARVRTSRANNASGTVKKYYLLTRDKKQVTYAKVKLGGKTYYVNAKNLNLTMTNPVNRYVAQLGYPHAKITKRIYHKFNHKSYATASGKPRGVVVHDTGTDYSTLNGEASYMEENYKTEEVFVHTFVDSNEIRNIASLKYMAEGAGPKANPYFVQFEMIRETSARGFAKQLANAAYYTAYILKKYDLPVTKGTKSGSGTVWTHNMVSNYLGGTDHVDPNAYWRRDARRYFGTTYTIDDFIKLVQAYYNQI is encoded by the coding sequence ATGCAAAACTATCAAAGTCGATCAGAAAGACACCTAAAACATTCAAATAATTTTAATCGCTACTGGCTGCTGGCGATCGTCGTCCTGGTGCTGATTGCCCTGGTGGCCTTTTTCCGCCGGCCCTACCGGCAGTCAAAATCGCTGTCCTACACGGTTAACCAAACGGCGACCGTCAAGGAAGACGCCAATCTCTATAAATCACTCTCGGCGCGCGTACGGACAAGCCGCGCGAATAACGCCTCTGGAACCGTGAAAAAGTACTATCTACTGACCCGGGATAAGAAGCAGGTGACCTATGCCAAAGTAAAGCTCGGTGGCAAGACCTACTACGTCAATGCCAAAAACCTGAACCTGACGATGACTAATCCGGTCAACCGCTACGTGGCCCAGCTGGGTTACCCGCACGCCAAGATTACCAAGCGGATTTATCACAAGTTCAACCATAAATCCTACGCGACCGCTAGCGGGAAGCCCCGCGGCGTGGTCGTCCACGATACGGGAACCGACTATTCGACACTCAACGGGGAAGCCTCTTACATGGAGGAAAATTATAAGACGGAGGAGGTCTTCGTCCACACCTTCGTCGACAGCAACGAGATTCGTAACATTGCCAGCCTTAAGTACATGGCGGAGGGGGCCGGGCCCAAGGCCAATCCCTACTTTGTCCAGTTTGAAATGATCCGGGAGACCTCCGCCCGCGGCTTTGCCAAGCAGCTGGCCAATGCCGCCTACTACACGGCCTACATTCTGAAGAAGTATGATCTGCCGGTAACGAAGGGGACGAAGAGCGGCTCGGGGACGGTTTGGACCCACAACATGGTTTCCAACTACCTCGGGGGAACCGATCACGTCGACCCGAACGCATACTGGCGTCGGGATGCTAGACGCTACTTTGGCACCACCTACACGATTGATGACTTCATCAAGCTCGTTCAGGCCTACTACAACCAAATCTAA
- a CDS encoding TetR/AcrR family transcriptional regulator, with amino-acid sequence MDLRTRKIYRALIAACQQLLTEKPFEKITVAELCTRAQTRRATFYKHFADKYDFLAFMITTIRAEIINETVPQGASPVAYYHALVDSGLAFVENHRALLLALDSSPAATGVILTLSEHPGKSGDKQVRAILPPGMRDELAVQFLTGALNQCIRWWLHHPQMSKAEIQKRLYQLCDQFLTGTR; translated from the coding sequence ATGGACCTGCGAACACGAAAAATTTACCGGGCACTAATCGCCGCCTGCCAGCAGCTGCTGACCGAGAAGCCCTTCGAGAAGATCACGGTGGCCGAGCTCTGCACGCGCGCCCAAACCAGGCGGGCCACCTTCTATAAGCACTTCGCCGACAAGTATGATTTCCTGGCCTTCATGATTACCACCATCCGCGCCGAAATCATCAATGAAACCGTCCCGCAAGGCGCTTCACCCGTCGCCTATTACCACGCTCTGGTCGATAGCGGTCTGGCCTTCGTCGAAAACCACCGCGCGCTCTTATTGGCGCTCGACAGCAGTCCCGCGGCCACCGGGGTAATCTTGACCCTGAGTGAGCACCCAGGTAAGTCGGGCGACAAGCAGGTCCGAGCGATTTTGCCACCGGGGATGCGCGACGAGCTGGCCGTCCAGTTCCTGACCGGTGCGCTCAACCAGTGCATCCGTTGGTGGCTGCACCATCCCCAAATGAGCAAGGCCGAGATTCAAAAGCGCCTCTACCAGCTCTGCGACCAGTTTTTGACCGGCACCCGTTAA
- a CDS encoding YdcF family protein: MTSSLTIALAFFLVCAGSFAAVLYHDKRTLWTGALAVLTVISLGVLLLVGAMIIFNVTGADHKVLLGILVAIALLILIATLLFMVTVVVMFLAEGVRILTKEGWQVRNMLSLATGILLVGYLVVWPFIGRLARQSFTTYLYEYVSLVALYLLFLVSMYALTAILNLYNPGKHQLDYLVVLGAGLIGERVSPVLAARIDRAIGLLAQHPHARLVMSGGQGPDEVIPEAVAMKNYAVAHGVPAERIILEDQSRTTYENIKFSYRLIKPGAQVALVTNSFHVYRALLIAKRQGFKCIGYGAKTRWYFTLNAFVREFAAYLKITYRMQLTVAVGIAALVIFDALAQRF, from the coding sequence GTGACGAGTTCCTTAACCATTGCACTGGCGTTTTTTCTGGTTTGTGCCGGCAGCTTTGCGGCGGTTCTGTACCACGATAAGCGAACCCTCTGGACGGGTGCCTTAGCCGTCCTGACGGTGATCAGTCTGGGAGTGCTCCTGTTAGTCGGTGCAATGATCATCTTCAACGTGACGGGTGCCGACCACAAAGTGTTGCTCGGCATCCTGGTGGCGATCGCCCTGCTGATCCTGATTGCGACCCTGTTGTTTATGGTGACGGTGGTCGTGATGTTTCTCGCCGAGGGGGTCAGGATTCTGACCAAGGAAGGCTGGCAGGTGCGCAATATGCTGTCACTGGCCACCGGGATCCTACTGGTGGGCTACCTGGTGGTCTGGCCGTTTATCGGCCGGCTGGCCCGGCAGAGCTTCACGACCTACCTGTACGAGTACGTCAGCCTGGTGGCCCTCTACCTGCTGTTTTTGGTTTCGATGTACGCCCTGACCGCGATCCTCAACCTTTATAATCCCGGGAAGCACCAGCTGGACTACCTGGTGGTGCTGGGCGCCGGGCTGATCGGTGAACGGGTCTCGCCCGTGCTGGCGGCCCGGATCGATCGGGCAATCGGCCTGCTAGCGCAACACCCGCACGCCAGGCTGGTGATGTCGGGTGGCCAGGGACCGGACGAGGTCATCCCCGAGGCCGTCGCGATGAAAAACTACGCGGTGGCCCACGGCGTCCCGGCGGAGCGGATCATCCTGGAGGATCAGTCAAGGACGACCTACGAGAACATCAAGTTTTCCTACCGGTTGATAAAACCCGGCGCCCAGGTCGCGTTGGTGACGAACTCCTTCCACGTTTACCGGGCCCTGCTGATTGCCAAACGGCAGGGCTTCAAGTGCATTGGCTACGGGGCCAAGACCAGGTGGTACTTCACCCTCAACGCCTTCGTTCGGGAATTTGCGGCCTACCTGAAGATCACCTACCGGATGCAGTTGACGGTGGCGGTGGGGATTGCCGCCCTGGTGATTTTCGATGCCCTGGCCCAGCGTTTCTGA
- a CDS encoding transmembrane-type terpene cyclase, with amino-acid sequence MLGTVLVGISGVAWTVVYIELIRRGFRERACGMPLFALALNLAWEWLYGLDGFFGSRSFIPAQSIANIAWALCDVAVLATWLKFGRQYLPKWGQHFFVPYTCLALGFGFALQLAFYFNCGTMERASIYSAFAQNAAMSAMFIDQLLRRPDIKAQSQSIAIAKWLGTLAPTIYGQLNGNSLGNYILITGIVCCVFDLLYIALLRQRQRTLGRWADEEKA; translated from the coding sequence ATGCTTGGAACAGTTTTAGTCGGCATCAGCGGAGTCGCGTGGACGGTGGTCTACATTGAGTTGATTCGCCGGGGCTTTCGTGAGCGGGCGTGCGGGATGCCGCTCTTCGCTCTGGCGTTAAACCTGGCCTGGGAATGGCTCTACGGCCTGGACGGGTTCTTCGGCAGCCGTTCCTTTATCCCGGCCCAGTCAATCGCCAACATCGCCTGGGCGCTCTGCGACGTCGCGGTTCTGGCCACCTGGCTGAAGTTTGGCCGGCAGTATTTGCCGAAGTGGGGCCAGCACTTTTTTGTCCCCTATACCTGTTTGGCGCTGGGCTTTGGTTTTGCCCTGCAACTGGCCTTTTATTTCAACTGCGGCACCATGGAGCGGGCGTCGATCTACTCGGCCTTTGCCCAAAACGCGGCGATGTCGGCGATGTTTATCGACCAGCTGCTGCGCCGTCCCGATATCAAGGCGCAGTCGCAGAGCATTGCCATTGCCAAGTGGTTGGGGACGCTCGCCCCGACGATTTATGGGCAGCTCAACGGTAATTCCCTGGGAAACTATATTTTAATCACGGGGATTGTCTGCTGCGTCTTTGACCTGCTTTACATTGCCCTATTGAGGCAGCGACAAAGAACCTTGGGGAGGTGGGCAGATGAAGAAAAAGCTTGA
- a CDS encoding TetR/AcrR family transcriptional regulator: protein MNENVTVKHVRQRQIEQTQADFTEALYRLLKKEKLAKINIAQLCTTAGYARRTFYRHYSSVADLLLQEVDRQTLALMAQLKNANDFEAVVQCFFTYWAQHTALLTILRQNDSFHLLINSWTHHLEDSELSQSDVKDNLYAQFFGVGGMFQMLYLWSWRDFQETPAQMQLIADQITDHLKKNSFH, encoded by the coding sequence ATGAACGAAAACGTGACAGTTAAGCACGTCCGACAGCGGCAGATCGAACAGACCCAGGCGGACTTTACCGAGGCCCTGTACCGGCTATTGAAGAAGGAAAAGCTCGCCAAGATCAACATTGCCCAGCTGTGCACGACGGCGGGCTATGCGCGGCGAACCTTCTACCGCCACTACTCGTCCGTTGCGGATCTCCTCTTGCAGGAGGTGGATCGACAAACCCTGGCGTTGATGGCCCAGCTCAAAAACGCCAATGACTTTGAGGCGGTAGTCCAGTGTTTCTTTACCTACTGGGCCCAGCACACGGCGCTGCTGACGATTCTGCGCCAAAACGACAGCTTCCACCTGCTGATCAATTCGTGGACCCACCACCTGGAGGACAGCGAGCTTTCCCAAAGCGACGTTAAGGACAATCTTTACGCCCAGTTCTTCGGGGTGGGTGGGATGTTTCAGATGCTGTATCTCTGGAGCTGGCGCGATTTTCAAGAAACGCCAGCGCAGATGCAGTTGATTGCCGACCAGATTACCGACCACCTGAAGAAGAACAGCTTTCACTAG
- a CDS encoding MetQ/NlpA family ABC transporter substrate-binding protein: MRKNRKKRNAIIWTIVAVLVIVFGYFSFVRPHQQAKRTVTVGIMSGDKNDENLWKSVAKTAKNKYNVTIKTKEFTDYNQPNKALQNGDVDLNAFQHKLFLKNWNQAHKTNIVSLGDTFITPIRVYSKKYKSIKDLPNGATIAVPNDATNESRALTVLKNAGLFTLKKGTKLATANSIASNPKNIKIKELAADQTARSLSNVDAAVVNTNYAQAAGINYKSAIFVEPINKDAKQWVNVIAVKKSDKNNELYKDVVKAYQTEKTKQFLKKHYGSAEIPAWNLNFNK, encoded by the coding sequence ATGCGGAAGAATCGAAAGAAGAGAAATGCAATTATTTGGACCATCGTCGCTGTCTTAGTGATCGTCTTTGGTTACTTTAGTTTTGTTCGGCCCCATCAACAGGCCAAGCGGACGGTGACCGTCGGGATTATGTCCGGGGACAAGAACGACGAGAACCTCTGGAAGTCCGTTGCCAAGACCGCCAAGAATAAGTACAACGTGACGATCAAGACCAAGGAATTCACCGACTACAACCAGCCAAACAAGGCCCTGCAAAACGGTGACGTTGACCTGAACGCCTTCCAACACAAGCTGTTCTTAAAGAACTGGAACCAGGCTCACAAGACCAACATCGTTTCCTTAGGTGACACCTTCATCACGCCAATCCGGGTTTACTCCAAGAAGTACAAGAGCATCAAGGATCTGCCAAACGGTGCCACAATCGCCGTTCCAAACGACGCTACCAACGAATCCCGGGCCCTCACTGTTCTGAAGAACGCCGGCCTGTTCACCCTGAAGAAGGGCACCAAGCTCGCCACTGCTAACTCAATCGCAAGCAACCCGAAGAACATCAAGATCAAGGAACTGGCTGCTGACCAAACCGCACGTTCCTTAAGCAACGTTGACGCCGCCGTTGTTAACACCAACTACGCCCAAGCCGCTGGCATTAATTACAAGTCCGCCATCTTCGTTGAACCAATCAACAAGGACGCTAAGCAATGGGTCAACGTCATCGCCGTCAAGAAGAGCGACAAGAACAACGAACTGTACAAGGACGTTGTCAAGGCTTACCAGACTGAAAAGACGAAGCAATTCCTGAAGAAGCACTACGGCAGTGCCGAAATTCCAGCCTGGAACCTGAACTTCAATAAGTAA
- a CDS encoding acetyltransferase has product MKIAEQDKLNPTESETLLGIWERSVKATHDFLSPAEVAAIKEYVPQAFAGVEHLIIAKDDAGQAVGFMGINDRKVEMLFIDANQRGRGVGRRLLEFGIQHYGIDELAVNEQNPQARGFYEHMGFTVVKRSPLDDQGNPYPILEMKRKNN; this is encoded by the coding sequence ATGAAAATCGCTGAACAAGACAAGCTCAACCCGACCGAAAGTGAGACGCTCCTTGGTATTTGGGAGCGCTCGGTCAAGGCCACCCACGACTTTTTGAGCCCGGCTGAGGTGGCGGCAATCAAGGAATACGTTCCCCAGGCCTTTGCCGGGGTGGAACACCTCATCATCGCCAAGGACGATGCCGGCCAGGCGGTGGGCTTTATGGGCATCAACGACAGGAAGGTCGAGATGCTCTTCATCGACGCCAACCAGCGGGGCCGGGGCGTCGGACGCCGGCTGCTGGAATTTGGGATCCAGCACTACGGGATCGACGAGCTGGCGGTCAATGAACAGAACCCGCAGGCCCGCGGCTTTTACGAGCACATGGGTTTTACCGTCGTTAAGCGGTCCCCGTTGGACGACCAGGGGAACCCGTACCCGATTTTGGAAATGAAGAGGAAAAACAACTAA
- a CDS encoding IS30 family transposase: MTHLNDTMSTILLTTHKKNAHLTKEERVMIATLKSQGLSNRAIGRQLGVNHQTINNELNRGTVRQLRRQKSNGKIYEYSYYIYSYEAGQATYLEHHRHSGRRRLYYSSKQFLRLADQLMLGEFDDHHYSPQAVIYKARDLMNDGTLIPKSVVTLYQWINEGVLRTSNLDLFEKPKRKHHQTHPQAKRCLGPNIAQRPQTADQRSEIGHWELDTVQGQKNGNDSVVLVMTDRLSRVNITSKIAGKTAHAVNQFFINLRQKMGTDAYYRIFKTITSDNGSEFSELTQVHDHVFYADPYSPWERGSNEINNRFLRKEITKGEAINNYSSAQIIATNDWMNHYPRAMFNGHSSMDIYRKAFYQEISQLHQPIINWSVLFI; this comes from the coding sequence ATGACGCACTTAAATGATACCATGTCTACTATTTTATTGACTACTCATAAAAAGAATGCTCATCTTACTAAAGAAGAACGTGTGATGATTGCGACTTTAAAGTCGCAAGGACTTTCCAATCGCGCAATTGGTCGCCAATTAGGAGTTAATCATCAAACAATTAATAACGAGCTCAACCGTGGTACGGTCCGCCAACTTCGTCGTCAAAAATCTAATGGTAAGATTTACGAATATTCTTACTACATCTATAGTTATGAAGCTGGTCAGGCCACATATCTTGAACATCACCGCCATTCTGGTCGTCGTCGCTTATATTATTCTTCAAAGCAATTTTTACGATTAGCTGATCAGCTAATGCTTGGTGAGTTTGACGACCACCATTACTCCCCACAAGCGGTTATTTATAAGGCTCGAGATTTAATGAATGATGGCACCCTGATCCCAAAGTCGGTTGTAACTTTATATCAATGGATTAATGAGGGTGTGCTTCGTACGTCCAATTTAGACCTCTTTGAAAAACCTAAACGTAAGCATCATCAAACTCATCCGCAAGCTAAAAGGTGCTTAGGGCCTAATATTGCTCAACGACCTCAAACTGCGGACCAACGGTCCGAAATTGGCCATTGGGAACTGGATACAGTTCAGGGACAGAAAAACGGTAATGACAGTGTTGTACTAGTAATGACTGATCGCCTTTCACGAGTTAATATCACGAGTAAAATTGCTGGTAAAACTGCGCATGCAGTAAATCAGTTCTTTATAAATTTGCGCCAGAAAATGGGCACAGATGCTTACTATCGCATTTTTAAGACAATAACCTCTGACAACGGTTCAGAATTTAGTGAGTTAACACAAGTTCACGATCATGTTTTCTATGCTGATCCGTATTCCCCTTGGGAACGTGGATCCAATGAGATCAATAACCGGTTTCTCCGCAAGGAGATTACCAAAGGTGAAGCTATAAATAACTATAGTAGTGCTCAGATCATAGCGACTAATGATTGGATGAATCACTATCCACGAGCTATGTTTAATGGACATTCGTCAATGGATATCTATCGTAAGGCCTTCTACCAAGAGATATCACAGCTCCATCAACCAATAATCAATTGGTCAGTATTATTTATTTGA
- a CDS encoding TetR/AcrR family transcriptional regulator: MTKLNRQLIIQTGKELIRTDQQPTFSTIGRCLGVHSQALYPYFQNQAALKAAIVNDLLGQLISFCKKQAEDTGLRVQLLAVRSQALAHPRLTRFVLNQLQNAPVMVAQDRLKELRELLHDLLATTYRHSQVRLLASRTLRSLLIGDIYNNINGWFTDRQLTADTSFTAELAGTLQWLEQLDGEE, encoded by the coding sequence ATGACTAAACTCAACCGCCAGCTGATCATTCAGACCGGCAAAGAACTAATCAGGACTGACCAGCAGCCGACCTTTTCCACGATTGGCCGCTGCCTTGGAGTCCACTCCCAGGCGCTTTACCCATACTTTCAAAACCAGGCTGCCCTTAAGGCCGCGATTGTTAATGATCTCCTGGGACAGCTGATCTCCTTCTGCAAAAAGCAAGCAGAGGATACGGGGCTTCGTGTCCAGCTGTTGGCGGTACGCAGCCAGGCACTGGCTCATCCCCGCCTGACCCGGTTTGTCCTCAACCAGCTGCAAAACGCACCGGTGATGGTTGCCCAGGACAGGCTGAAAGAGCTGCGGGAATTGCTGCACGACCTGCTTGCGACAACCTACCGACATTCCCAGGTTCGCTTGCTGGCCAGTCGGACCCTGCGCAGTCTGTTGATCGGTGATATTTACAACAACATTAACGGCTGGTTTACGGACCGGCAGTTAACTGCCGATACGAGCTTTACAGCCGAGCTAGCCGGGACCTTGCAGTGGCTGGAACAATTGGACGGTGAAGAGTAG
- a CDS encoding methionine ABC transporter ATP-binding protein: protein MAEPIINLQDIDVTFKQGKKVVRAVQDVNLQIQPGDIYGIVGYSGAGKSTLVRTINLLQKPTAGTVTVDGDTFFSDHQQRVSGKELQTKRRNIGMIFQHFNLLNETSVIENVLFALKHSDLDDDAQEKKALELLDLVGLKDKAEFYPVQLSGGEQQRVSIARALANDPKILISDEATSALDPQNTNQILDLLKRLNQERGLTVVLITHEMDAVKRVANKIAVMEHGKIIEKGALQDVFLRPKQELTRQFVGGSLAAVDTLKAFNLDHLADNEELFQLVYNGNNVTQSIIVELYKRLNVEASILYGNVEVLSGQPVGTLFVVVKGDDQQRKDAVKFLHDSNVTVTKIDDRRIWNE from the coding sequence ATGGCAGAACCAATCATTAACTTACAAGATATTGATGTGACCTTTAAGCAGGGCAAAAAGGTTGTCCGTGCCGTCCAGGACGTCAACCTGCAGATCCAGCCCGGCGACATTTACGGGATCGTCGGTTACTCCGGTGCCGGGAAATCAACCCTGGTCCGGACGATCAACCTCCTCCAAAAGCCGACCGCTGGGACGGTGACCGTCGATGGCGACACCTTCTTCAGTGACCACCAGCAACGGGTTTCCGGCAAGGAGCTCCAGACTAAGCGCCGGAACATCGGAATGATTTTCCAGCACTTCAACCTCCTAAACGAAACCTCGGTGATCGAAAACGTCCTCTTCGCCCTAAAGCACAGTGACCTGGACGACGACGCCCAGGAAAAGAAGGCGCTCGAACTGCTCGACCTGGTCGGCTTAAAGGATAAGGCCGAATTCTACCCGGTCCAGCTCTCCGGTGGTGAACAGCAGCGGGTCTCAATCGCCCGGGCGCTGGCCAACGACCCGAAGATCCTGATCTCCGACGAAGCGACCTCGGCCCTCGACCCACAAAACACCAACCAGATCCTGGACCTCTTGAAGCGGCTTAACCAGGAGCGTGGCCTGACCGTCGTCCTCATCACCCACGAAATGGACGCTGTCAAGCGGGTTGCCAACAAGATCGCCGTCATGGAACACGGCAAGATCATTGAAAAGGGTGCCCTCCAGGACGTCTTCCTGCGGCCAAAGCAGGAATTGACCCGGCAGTTCGTCGGTGGCTCCCTGGCCGCCGTCGATACCCTGAAGGCCTTCAACCTCGACCACCTGGCCGACAACGAAGAGCTCTTCCAGCTGGTCTACAACGGCAATAACGTCACCCAGTCAATCATCGTTGAGCTCTACAAGCGGCTCAACGTCGAAGCAAGTATTCTCTACGGGAACGTCGAAGTTCTCTCCGGCCAACCGGTTGGGACCCTGTTCGTCGTCGTCAAGGGGGACGATCAGCAGCGCAAGGACGCCGTTAAGTTCCTGCACGATAGTAACGTTACCGTAACCAAGATTGATGATAGGAGGATTTGGAATGAGTAG